The following proteins are encoded in a genomic region of Arachis stenosperma cultivar V10309 chromosome 4, arast.V10309.gnm1.PFL2, whole genome shotgun sequence:
- the LOC130976751 gene encoding glucan endo-1,3-beta-D-glucosidase ARB_01444-like — MAFTAEKDEPFLFPSTDDQRDPPKFFSSDLLSSPLPTHSFFQNFVEADGNNPVYIHPYLIKSSASSVSLCYPSSRADYRYIYQVFKADLTISSSTQQTQQGSHSHPHVISSFGDLSFTLDTPSSDLTFFLVRGSPYVTFSASHHTSLISIATVHKFCSFTSNDTFTKYTLKLDNDQTWLLYASLPIKFSYSNDIVAFSKAITSAGNDGGGVPLVVRIALLPNSSSQLEHVLDRYSTCYPVSGDALFTKLYCVEYKWEKRGFGDLLMLAHPLHLQLLSKDEGNITVLEDLKYRSIDGNLVCVVGDSWSLKADHIPVTWHSIRGVNLRFRDEIKSALSKDVAALGSLGITTNEAYYDGRIIAKAARLALIAEEVGFVDVIPAVKEFLHEMIQQWLDGTSDGKGLQYGVKWGRIHIEAHSAGYFLYGIAVLAKIDPAWGMKYKPKAYSLMANFMNLARESNSKYTRLRCFDLYKLHSWTTYLSNHCDDVGMQQNSTSEANHCDDVGIQQDSTSEAVNIYYSAALMGLAYGDIHLASIGSTLASLEIHAAKMWWHVKEGDNLYGDYFAEENKLVGSLLANHRLCKMRNCYTEREIKIGLHVLPLLPITEFLFSNVDFVKDLVKSTPSEYNEGDTWMGFVYALEGIYNNQVALKKIRSLKDFDAGNTMSNLLWWIHSRHDYRKMGSCHEKQCCFCRYSC; from the coding sequence ATGGCCTTCACAGCAGAAAAAGATGAACCCTTTCTGTTCCCGTCAACGGATGATCAACGTGACCCTCCCAAATTCTTCTCTTCAGACCTTCTTTCATCGCCTTTACCCACACATTCTTTCTTCCAGAACTTTGTTGAAGCAGATGGCAACAACCCAGTGTACATTCACCCTTACCTCATCAAATCATCAGCTTCCTCTGTTTCTCTCTGCTATCCATCTAGCCGTGCTGATTATCGTTACATATACCAGGTATTCAAAGCTGATCTCACCATCTCTTCCTCAACTCAACAAACTCAACAAGGTTCTCATTCTCATCCTCATGTCATATCTTCCTTCGGTGATCTTAGTTTCACTTTGGATACTCCTTCTTCTGATCTTACCTTCTTCCTTGTTAGGGGAAGCCCTTATGTCACTTTCTCTGCATCCCATCACACATCATTAATTTCCATAGCCACTGTGCACAAATTTTGTTCCTTTACTTCAAATGATACATTCACTAAGTATACACTTAAGCTTGACAATGATCAGACATGGCTTCTATACGCTTCTTTACCAATCAAGTTTAGTTACAGCAATGACATTGTTGCTTTCTCTAAGGCTATTACTTCTGCTGGTAATGATGGAGGCGGGGTTCCTCTGGTAGTAAGGATAGCATTGTTGCCAAATTCAAGTTCACAACTTGAGCATGTTCTTGACAGGTACAGCACTTGCTACCCTGTATCTGGTGATGCTTTGTTTACTAAGCTGTATTGTGTTGAATATAAgtgggagaagagagggtttgGTGATTTGTTAATGTTAGCACATCCTCTCCATCTTCAACTTTTATCCAAGGATGAGGGTAACATTACTGTTCTTGAAGATCTTAAATATAGGAGCATTGATGGTAACCTTGTTTGTGTTGTTGGAGATTCATGGTCATTGAAAGCAGATCATATTCCTGTAACTTGGCACTCTATCAGAGGTGTTAACCTACGTTTCCGTGATGAAATCAAATCAGCTCTTTCCAAAGATGTTGCTGCCCTAGGTTCTCTTGGCATAACAACAAATGAGGCTTACTATGATGGGAGAATCATTGCAAAAGCAGCAAGGTTGGCTCTAATAGCTGAAGAAGTTGGCTTTGTTGATGTTATCCCAGCTGTGAAGGAGTTCTTGCATGAAATGATTCAGCAATGGTTGGATGGAACTtctgatggaaaaggtttgcaaTATGGTGTAAAATGGGGAAGGATTCATATTGAAGCACACAGTGCCGGGTACTTCCTTTATGGAATTGCAGTGCTTGCAAAGATTGATCCAGCTTGGGGAATGAAATATAAGCCGAAAGCCTACTCACTTATGGCAAATTTTATGAACTTGGCAAGAGAATCAAACTCGAAATATACACGTCTAAGGTGTTTTGATCTGTACAAATTGCACTCTTGGACTACATACCTATCGAATCATTGTGATGATGTTGGGATGCAACAGAACAGCACCAGTGAAGCGAATCATTGTGATGATGTTGGGATTCAACAGGACAGCACCAGTGAAGCTGTAAATATCTACTATTCTGCTGCATTGATGGGCCTAGCTTATGGTGACATCCATCTTGCTTCCATTGGATCAACTCTTGCATCATTGGAGATTCATGCTGCTAAGATGTGGTGGCATGTGAAAGAGGGTGATAATCTGTATGGAGATTATTTTGCAGAAGAAAATAAGTTAGTTGGTTCTCTTTTAGCTAACCATAGACTGTGTAAAATGCGCAATTGTTATACTGAGAGGGAGATTAAGATTGGCCTTCATGTTTTACCCTTATTGCCTATTACTGAGTTCTTGTTCTCCAATGTTGATTTTGTTAAGGACCTTGTGAAGTCGACACCATCTGAATACAATGAAGGAGACACATGGATGGGGTTTGTGTACGCACTTGAAGGAATTTATAACAATCAAGTTGCATTGAAGAAGATTAGAAGCTTAAAGGATTTTGATGCTGGCAACACAATGAGCAATCTCTTGTGGTGGATTCACAGCAGGCATGATTATAGAAAAATGGGATCCTGTCATGAGAAACAATGTTGCTTTTGTCGTTACAGCTGTTGA
- the LOC130976657 gene encoding glucan endo-1,3-beta-D-glucosidase 1-like, with the protein MALTGEKDEPFLFPSMDYQGEPPKFFSSDLLSSPLPTHSFFQNFVEADGHNSVYIHPYLIKSSASSVSLCYPSRRVHSGSIYQVFKADLTISSSTQQTQQGSHSHHHVISSFSDLSVTLDIPSSDLTFFLVRGCPYVTFSVSDQTPLFSITTVHKFSFFSSNSSLTKYALKLDNGQAWLLYASLPIKVGNSYETMISFSKKYTSHDHGVSLVVRIALLPNSSSELEDVLDRYSTCYPVSGDALFTKPYCVKYKWEKRGFDNGDLLMLAHPLHLQLLSKDEGNVTILENFRYRSIDGDLVGIVGDSWLLKADHVPVTWYSTRGVKEESFDEIKSALSKDVAGLCSSEITTTSAYYYGKFIARAARLALIAEEIGFLEVVPSVKKFLHETIQPWLDGTFDGNGFLYDAKWGRISVEAYSAGYFLYGIAVLAKIDPAWGMKYKPKAYSLMANFMNLARGSNSKYTRLRCFDLYKLHSWTLYVHLCYLESGWQQDSNSEAVNIYYSAALMGLAYGDLHLASIGSTLASLEIHAAKMWWHVKDGDNLYEDDFAQQNKLVGYLSANHRLDVMRDYQSERECKIGFHVLPLLPITEFLFSNVDFVKELVKWSPSLYSVGDGWMGFVYALEGIYNNHVALEKIRSLKRFDAGNTLSNLLWWIHSRHNYRKMGSCHEKQCCIG; encoded by the coding sequence ATGGCTCTCACAGGAGAAAAAGATGAACCTTTTCTGTTCCCATCAATGGATTATCAAGGTGAACCTCCCAAATTCTTCTCTTCAGACCTTCTTTCATCGCCTTTACCCACACATTCTTTCTTCCAGAACTTTGTTGAAGCAGATGGCCACAACTCAGTGTACATTCACCCTTACCTCATCAAATCATCAGCTTCCTCTGTTTCTCTCTGCTATCCATCTCGTCGTGTTCATTCTGGTTCCATATACCAGGTATTCAAAGCTGATCTCACTATCTCTTCCTCAACTCAACAAACTCAACAAGGTTCTCATTCTCATCATCATGTCATATCTTCCTTCAGTGATCTTAGTGTCACTTTGGATATTCCTTCTTCTGATCTTACTTTCTTCCTTGTTAGGGGATGCCCTTATGTtactttctctgtctctgatcAAACACCATTATTTTCAATAACCACTGTTCACAAATTCTCTTTCTTTAGTTCAAATTCTTCACTCACCAAGTATGCCCTCAAGCTTGACAATGGCCAAGCATGGCTTTTGTATGCTTCTTTACCAATCAAGGTCGGTAACAGCTATGAGACTATGATCTCTTTCTCAAAGAAATATACTTCTCATGATCATGGGGTTTCTCTGGTAGTGAGGATAGCATTGCTGCCAAATTCAAGTTCAGAACTTGAGGATGTTCTTGACAGGTACAGCACTTGTTATCCTGTATCTGGTGATGCTTTGTTTACTAAGCCATATTGTGTCAAATATAAGTGGGAAAAGAGAGGGTTTGATAATGGTGATTTGTTAATGTTAGCACACCCTCTTCATCTTCAACTTTTATCCAAGGATGAGGGAAATGTTACTATTCTAGAAAATTTTAGGTATAGGAGCATTGATGGGGACCTTGTTGGTATTGTCGGAGATTCATGGTTGCTGAAAGCAGATCATGTTCCTGTGACTTGGTATTCTACTAGAGGTGTCAAAGAAGAATCTTTTGATGAAATCAAATCAGCTCTTTCCAAAGATGTAGCTGGTCTTTGTTCTTCTGAGATAACAACAACTTCAGCTTACTATTATGGGAAATTTATTGCAAGGGCAGCAAGGTTGGCTTTGATAGCGGAGGAGATTGGTTTTCTTGAAGTGGTCCCATCCGTGAAGAAGTTCTTGCATGAAACCATTCAGCCATGGTTGGATGGGACTTTTGATGGCAATGGATTTCTATATGATGCAAAATGGGGAAGGATTAGTGTTGAAGCATACAGTGCTGGGTACTTCCTTTATGGAATTGCAGTGCTTGCAAAGATTGATCCAGCTTGGGGAATGAAATATAAGCCTAAAGCCTACTCACTTATGGCAAATTTTATGAACTTGGCAAGAGGATCAAACTCGAAATATACACGTCTTAGGTGTTTCGATCTGTACAAATTGCACTCTTGGACTTTATATGTACATCTTTGTTATTTGGAAAGTGGATGGCAACAAGACAGCAACAGTGAAGCTGTAAATATTTACTATTCTGCTGCATTGATGGGCCTAGCTTATGGTGACCTGCATCTTGCTTCCATTGGATCAACTCTTGCATCATTGGAGATTCATGCTGCTAAGATGTGGTGGCATGTGAAAGATGGTGATAACCTGTATGAAGATGATTTTGCACAACAAAATAAGTTAGTTGGTTATCTTTCTGCTAACCATAGACTAGATGTAATGCGCGATTATCAAAGTGAGAGGGAGTGTAAGATTGGGTTTCATGTTTTACCCTTATTGCCTATTACTGAGTTCTTATTCTCCAATGTTGATTTTGTTAAGGAGCTTGTGAAGTGGTCACCATCTCTATATAGCGTAGGAGACGGATGGATGGGGTTTGTGTATGCACTTGAAGGAATTTATAACAATCATGTTGCATTGGAGAAGATTAGAAGCTTAAAGCGTTTTGATGCTGGCAACACATTGAGCAATCTCTTGTGGTGGATTCACAGTAGACATAATTATAGAAAAATGGGATCCTGTCATGAGAAACAATGTTGCATTGGATAA
- the LOC130976449 gene encoding glucan endo-1,3-beta-D-glucosidase ARB_01444-like, protein MANTTHLDDDEQPFLFPLTNSKVLPDPSKFFCKNLFSSALPTNSFFQNFVLNDGNIQEYIHPYLIKPSDSSVSLCYPSLSVSSRSMQQVFTHDLTISSSTGSHSRHVISSFSDLSVTLHFPSSNLTFFLVRGSPYVTVSLSQNESLSITSIHKISSFSSNASPTKYSLELDNGQKWLIYTSSSPKFSFSHDMKITFANVSSDGAPVMLRIAVLSDSSSVNEAILDRYSSCCPLSGDALFTKPYCVEYKWQNKGFGNSLMLAHPLHLQLLSKYEGNVSILKHFKYRSIDGELVGVIGDSWLLKTDPVPVNWHSNRGVKQESYDEIKSALSKDVEDLDSSAITTTSSYFYGKLIARAARLALIAEEVDFLDVIPVVKKFLSETIGPWLDGTFNGNGFLYDEKWGGIVTKQGSTDPGADFGFGVYNDHHYHLGYFLYGIAVLAKIDPKWGKKYKPQAYSLMSDFMNLGGGKAEHYHSTMNHYHYTPLRCFDLYKLHSWAGGLAEFADGRNQGSTSEAVNAYYSAALLGLAYNDTELVILGSTLAALEIHAAKMWWHVNGEGDSNMYEKDFVKKNKLIGVLWSNKRESRLWIAPPVRKECRLGIQLMPLVPVSEFLFSYKSFVKKVVEWTMPALDRKGVEDGWKGFVYALEGVYDNESALEKIRSLKDFDNGNSFSNLLWWIHSRGSSK, encoded by the coding sequence ATGGCAAACACAACACACTTAGATGATGATGAACAACCTTTTCTCTTCCCACTCACAAACTCCAAAGTGCTCCCTGACCCTTCAAAGTTCTTCTGTAAAAACCTTTTCTCTTCTGCTTTGCCTACAAACTCATTCTTCCAGAACTTCGTCCTCAACGATGGCAACATCCAAGAGTATATTCATCCTTACCTCATCAAACCCTCTGATTCCTCTGTTTCTCTCTGCTACCCTTCTCTCTCTGTCTCCTCACGTTCCATGCAACAAGTCTTCACGCATGATCTCACTATCTCTTCCTCAACAGGTTCTCATTCCCGCCATGTTATATCTTCCTTTAGTGATCTCAGTGTCACTCTTCATTTTCCTTCTTCCAATCTCACTTTCTTCCTTGTCAGGGGAAGCCCTTATGTTACTGTTTCTTTGTCTCAAAATGAATCTCTTTCTATAACCTCTATACATAAaatctcttctttttcttcaaatgCTTCACCCACTAAGTATTCTCTTGAGCTTGACAATGGTCAGAAATGGCTTATCTATACTTCTTCATCACCCAAATTTAGCTTCAGCCATGACATGAAAATCACTTTCGCCAATGTTTCTTCTGATGGGGCTCCTGTGATGCTTCGGATAGCAGTACTGTCAGATTCAAGCTCAGTAAACGAGGCTATTCTTGACAGATACAGCTCTTGCTGCCCGCTttctggagatgctttgttcacTAAACCGTATTGTGTTGAATACAAGTGGCAGAATAAAGGTTTTGGTAATTCGTTGATGTTAGCTCACCCTCTCCACCTTCAACTTCTGTCTAAATATGAGGGTAATGTGTCTATTCTTAAACATTTTAAGTATAGAAGCATTGATGGGGAGCTTGTTGGTGTTATTGGAGATTCATGGTTATTGAAAACTGATCCTGTTCCTGTGAATTGGCATTCAAACAGAGGTGTCAAACAAGAATCCTATGATGAAATCAAATCAGCTCTTTCTAAAGATGTTGAGGATCTAGATTCTTCTGCAATAACAACTACTTCATCTTATTTTTATGGGAAATTGATAGCAAGGGCAGCAAGGTTGGCTTTGATAGCTGAAGAAGTTGATTTTCTTGATGTGATTCCAGTGGTTAAGAAGTTCTTGAGTGAAACCATTGGTCCATGGCTAGATGGAACTTTCAATGGGAATGGATTTCTATATGATGAAAAATGGGGCGGAATTGTTACGAAACAAGGTTCTACTGATCCAGGTGCTGATTTTGGCTTTGGAGTTtacaatgatcaccattatcattTGGGATACTTTCTCTATGGAATTGCAGTGCTTGCAAAGATTGATCCAAAATGGGGTAAGAAGTACAAGCCTCAAGCCTATTCACTTATGTCAGATTTTATGAACTTAGGAGGAGGAAAAGCAGAACATTATCATTCAACTATGAATCATTATCATTACACACCTTTAAGGTGTTTTGATCTTTACAAATTGCATTCTTGGGCCGGAGGACTAGCCGAATTTGCGGACGGAAGGAATCAAGGGAGCACAAGTGAAGCTGTAAATGCATACTATTCAGCAGCATTGTTGGGTTTGGCATATAATGATACAGAACTTGTTATATTAGGATCAACTCTTGCAGCATTGGAAATTCATGCAGCTAAAATGTGGTGGCATGTGAATGGAGAAGGAGATAGTAATAtgtatgaaaaagattttgtaAAAAAGAATAAGTTAATTGGGGTTCTATGGTCTAATAAGAGAGAAAGTCGATTATGGATTGCACCTCCTGTGCGGAAAGAGTGTAGGCTTGGGATTCAGCTTATGCCATTGGTACCTGTTTCCGAATTCTTATTTTCTTATAAGAGTTTTGTGAAGAAGGTTGTAGAATGGACAATGCCTGCTTTGGATAGAAAAGGTGTTGAAGATGGGTGGAAGGGATTTGTGTATGCATTGGAAGGAGTTTATGATAATGAAAGTGCTTTGGAGAAGATTAGAAGCTTGAAGGATTTTGATAATGGGAACTCATTTAGTAATTTGCTTTGGTGGATTCATAGCAGAGGTAGTAGTAAGTAG
- the LOC130973192 gene encoding glucan endo-1,3-beta-D-glucosidase 1-like produces the protein MALTGEKDDPFLFPPMDYQGEPPKFFSSDLLSSPLPTHSFFQNFVEADGHNSVYIHPYLIKSSASSVSLCYPSRRVESCSIEQVFKADLTISSTTQQTQQGSQSHHHVISSFSDLSVTLDIPSSDLTFFLVRGCPYVTFSVSDQTPLFSITTVHKFCFFTSNSSLTKFALKLDNGQAWLLYASLPIKVGNSYETMISFSKKYTSRDHGVSLVVRIALLPNSSSELEDVLDRYSTCYPVSGDALFTKPYCVEYKWEKRGFVNGDLLMLAHPLHLQLLSKDEGNVTVLQDFKYRSIDGDLVGVVGDSWLLKADHVPVTWYSTRGVKEESFDEIKSALSKDVAGLCSSEITTISDYYYGKFIARAARLALIAEEIGFLEVIPSVKKFLHETIQPWLDGTFDGNGFLYDAKWGRISVEAYSAGYFLYGIAVLAKIDPAWGMKYKPKAYSLMANFMNLARGSNSKYTRLRCFDLYKLHSWASGLWNNLYEPEMQQDSNSEAVNIYYSAALMGLAYGDIHLASIGSTLASLEIHAAKMWWHVKEGDNLYEEDFAQENKLVGYLSENNRLCKMRNCYSETECKIGLHVLPLLPITEFLFSNVDFVKDLVKWSPSGYRVGDGWMGFVYALEGIFNNKVALEKIRSLKRFDAGNTLSNLLWWIHSRHNYRKMGSCHEKQYCFCHCCPNILRFRLL, from the coding sequence ATGGCTCTCACAGGAGAGAAAGATGATCCTTTTCTGTTCCCACCAATGGATTATCAAGGTGAACCTCCCAAATTCTTCTCTTCAGACCTTCTTTCATCGCCTTTACCCACACATTCTTTCTTCCAGAACTTTGTTGAAGCAGATGGCCACAACTCAGTGTACATTCACCCTTACCTCATCAAATCATCAGCTTCCTCTGTTTCTCTCTGCTATCCATCTCGCCGTGTTGAATCATGTTCCATAGAGCAGGTATTCAAAGCTGATCTCACTATCTCTTCCACAACTCAACAAACCCAACAAGGTTCTCAATCTCATCATCATGTTATATCTTCCTTCAGTGATCTTAGTGTCACTTTGGATATTCCTTCTTCTGATCTTACTTTCTTCCTTGTTAGGGGATGCCCTTATGTtactttctctgtctctgatcAAACACCATTATTTTCAATAACCACTGTTCACAAATTCTGTTTCTTTACTTCAAATTCTTCACTCACCAAGTTTGCCCTCAAGCTTGACAATGGCCAAGCATGGCTTTTGTATGCTTCTTTACCAATCAAGGTCGGTAACAGCTATGAGACTATGATCTCTTTCTCAAAGAAATATACTTCTCGTGATCATGGGGTTTCTCTGGTAGTGAGGATAGCATTGCTGCCAAATTCAAGTTCAGAACTTGAGGATGTTCTTGACAGGTACAGCACTTGTTATCCTGTATCTGGTGATGCTTTGTTTACTAAGCCATATTGTGTTGAATATAAgtgggagaagagagggtttgTTAATGGTGATTTGTTAATGTTAGCACACCCTCTTCATCTTCAACTTTTATCCAAGGATGAGGGTAATGTTACTGTTCTTCAAGATTTTAAGTATAGGAGCATTGATGGGGACCTTGTTGGTGTTGTTGGAGATTCATGGTTGCTGAAAGCAGATCATGTTCCTGTGACTTGGTATTCTACTAGAGGTGTCAAAGAAGAATCTTTTGATGAAATCAAATCAGCTCTTTCCAAAGATGTAGCTGGTCTTTGTTCTTCTGAGATAACAACAATTTCAGATTATTATTATGGGAAATTTATTGCAAGGGCAGCAAGGTTGGCTTTGATAGCCGAGGAGATTGGTTTTCTTGAAGTGATCCCATCCGTGAAGAAGTTCTTGCATGAAACAATTCAGCCATGGTTGGATGGGACTTTTGATGGCAATGGATTTCTATATGATGCAAAATGGGGAAGGATTAGTGTTGAAGCATACAGTGCTGGGTACTTCCTTTATGGAATTGCAGTGCTTGCAAAGATTGATCCAGCTTGGGGAATGAAATATAAGCCTAAAGCCTACTCACTTATGGCAAATTTTATGAACTTGGCAAGAGGATCTAACTCGAAATATACACGTCTAAGGTGTTTCGATCTATACAAATTGCACTCTTGGGCTTCAGGGCTATGGAATAATTTATATGAACCTGAAATGCAACAAGACAGCAACAGTGAAGCTGTAAATATTTACTATTCTGCTGCATTGATGGGCCTAGCTTATGGTGACATCCATCTTGCTTCCATTGGATCAACTCTTGCATCGTTGGAGATTCATGCTGCTAAGATGTGGTGGCATGTGAAAGAGGGTGATAATCTGTATGAAGAAGATTTTGCTCAAGAAAATAAGTTAGTTGGTTATCTTTCTGAGAACAATAGACTTTGTAAAATGCGCAATTGTTATAGTGAGACTGAGTGTAAGATTGGCCTTCATGTGTTACCCTTATTGCCTATTACTGAGTTCTTATTCTCCAATGTTGATTTTGTTAAGGACCTTGTGAAGTGGTCACCATCTGGATATAGAGTAGGAGACGGATGGATGGGGTTTGTGTATGCACTTGAAGGAATTTTTAACAATAAAGTTGCATTGGAGAAGATTAGAAGCTTAAAGCGTTTTGATGCTGGCAACACATTGAGCAATCTCTTGTGGTGGATTCACAGTAGACATAATTATAGAAAAATGGGATCCTGTCATGAGAAACAATATTGCTTCTGTCATTGCTGCCCTAATATTTTAAGGTTTAGATTATTGTGA